One Spinacia oleracea cultivar Varoflay chromosome 4, BTI_SOV_V1, whole genome shotgun sequence DNA segment encodes these proteins:
- the LOC110806080 gene encoding uncharacterized protein — MIDKLLLLANDELKIPPRAQIEIALEFNVYRTTVWRYWSKAKIQIRRGETIDVKGQKPGKVGRKCKDWDLDRLHAIPVEKRTTIRKIADALDIHPSTVYKLIKSGKIRACSSSLKPSVTPTHKIARIAHVLRQIIPRNVNTPPKFSAMYNVIHIDEKWFYMSQKSQKFYLFPWEDEPYRACQNKNYIPKMMFMGCVARPILGTNGEILWDGKIGMFPFTYTVEAQRSSKNRDRGTPETKAIVSITREVIRAKLIEEVLPAIMAKWPANACKEIWIQQDNAKPHISVDDAEFRAASTKNGFKIRLTCQPAQSPDLNVLDLGFFRAIQSLQYKAFPKDTKELLKSVEDAFQAYEPRLVNYNWLHLQYCMLEILKVEGSNKYKNPHNKKHAMDRLGILPTQVEVPEELIEESRKILARGPTN, encoded by the coding sequence ATGATTGACAAACTTCTTTTGCTTGCAAATGATGAATTAAAAATACCTCCACGTGCACAAATTGAAATTGCTCTCGAGTTTAATGTTTACAGAACCACTGTATGGAGGTATTGGTCAAAAGCAAAAATACAAATTAGAAGGGGGGAAACGATAGATGTGAAGGGGCAGAAACCTGGTAAGGTGGGAAGGAAGTGTAAGGATTGGGACTTAGATCGACTACATGCTATACCGGTAGAAAAAAGAACCACAATCAGAAAAATAGCAGATGCACTTGACATTCATCCATCAACAGtttataaactaattaaatcaggGAAAATACGAGCATGTAGCAGCAGCCTTAAACCTTCTGTCACACCTACTCACAAGATAGCTAGAATTGCACATGTTTTGAGGCAAATTATTCCTAGAAATGTGAACACACCacctaaattttcagcaatgtACAATGTAATTCACATTGATGAGAAATGGTTTTACATGAGTCAAAAAAGTCAGAAGTTTTATCTGTTTCCATGGGAAGACGAACCTTATAGAGCATGCCAAAACAAAAACTACATACCAAAGATGATGTTCATGGGTTGCGTAGCCAGACCTATCCTAGGAACAAATGGAGAAATATTGTGGGATGGGAAGATTGGTATGTTTCCTTTCACTTACACTGTCGAAGCACAAAGAAGCTCAAAAAACAGAGACAGGGGCACACCAGAAACAAAGGCGATTGTAAGTATCACTAGGGAGGTTATCAGAGCAAAACTCATTGAAGAAGTGCTGCCAGCAATCATGGCCAAATGGCCTGCTAATGCATGCAAGGAGATATGGATTCAACAAGATAATGCTAAGCCACACATAAGTGTCGATGATGCCGAATTTAGAGCAGCATCTACTAAAAACGGTTTTAAAATCAGATTAACATGCCAACCAGCACAAAGCCCAGATTTGAATGTGTTAGACTTGGGGTTTTTCAGAGCTATTCAATCACTACAATACAAGGCCTTTCCTAAGGATACAAAGGAACTTTTAAAATCAGTGGAAGATGCTTTTCAAGCTTATGAACCAAGACTCGTGAACTACAATTGGCTACATCTTCAATATTGCATGTTGGAGATACTGAAAGTTGAAGGGTCAAATAAATACAAAAACCCCCATAACAAAAAGCATGCAATGGACAGGTTGGGTATTCTCCCAACTCAAGTGGAGGTTCCAGAAGAGCTGATAGAAGAAAGCAGGAAGATTTTAGCAAGGGGGCCTACCAATTGA